A window of Kiritimatiellia bacterium genomic DNA:
ACAAGGTACCGGAGATGGAGCCTCCTACGAATGGCTTGATTCCAGCGCAGGCGATGGGGAGTTGTTCTACTGGCTTGAGGATGTCAGTTGGAGCTTCCGAAGCGAATACCACGGTCCGTTTGCTGTGGAAGAGGTGAAAGAAGAGGAAGATTCGGAGACTGTACTCGCTCGATTCGAAGTCGATGCCGTGTCAGCCGGCCTTTACAGGATTAGTGCGAATTCGCTGGCGAAGTCCGGGCTTGGACAAATTGATGCAAACCGCCTTGCCATTAAAGTGGGAACGAATGAAGCCGCGCTACTGCTTATCCCATCAGAAGAAACACTGCAACCCGGGGATTCCATCCTGTTCTTCCTTCCTGAAACATCGGAGGAGCGAACGACCGCTGAAATCGTGTTGAAAGAAAATCCGAAACGGATGGGATGGGCCTACGCGGCGCCTCAACCGGACGGCGCCCTTTGGACTGGTGTGGTTAGAACTGACGGCACTCTTCCTTTTGAGGTGACCGCCGATTGGCAGCGATATTTGCTGATGGGCTTCAACAAGTCCGGGACCATTGTGCTGGATATTTCAGATCCTTGGGCGCCACTGGTCCTGTTCGACTACGCATCTCTTGAAATCCCCGGGCAATTGGGCATTTACCTGTCGTACTTCGTGGAGCATTCAGCCGATTGCCTGGCGATTCAAGTTGATGCAATACGCGAAATTTCAGAGATCCGTGCGCCGTAGCGCATTTCTCGCGTGTATCGGATTCTGGGTTTCGTCGGCAGCTTTGGGGTTTTGTCAAATTCTCATTGCGGAGGGGCCCGCGAAATGTGGCGACATAACGAAAATTATCGCTCAAGCGCCCACGCACCGATCGGGCCTCTCCGCGGACAGTCCTGATGGGCTCTCCGATCAGATATTCTATCCGGCCGAACCTGGTCGGCCCCGATTACCGTTTTTTGCCCGGCTGATTCCTCTTCCGGGCTTGTGCCGACCCAAATTGCAATTGATTAGAGGACTAATTAGCGAAACCAATGCTCCTCCAGTGCAACCCGTCCCGCCTCGGATTCCTCGCAGCGCGGAAGAAGAACCATCGGCGCTAGCTGAAAACGAAATTTCGCTCGTCGGATCCGTTTATCGTACAGATTCCTTCTGGCCCGTCTCGCCGCTGTCTATTCGTCTGCTGGCCCAAGGGACCCAGTGGTGGGCTCGAATTGAATTTTATCCCCATCAGTACAATCCCGTCAGGGGTATCATAATCGTGAATCGTCTTCTCGAATACGAAGTGTTGTGGGAATCGCCGAATTGAGAATGGCTGTTGCACGAAGAATACAGTTGAGTGGGTTCTCGAACCTTTGCCATGACCCATGGGCTCGTCGTCTCCTTGCAGGATTCGCCACGCTCCTGTTCCTTGGAATGATGTCGGTCGCGCGGGGCGATAACCTTTTGCCTCCCATGACAAATGGATCGCCCCAGGAATTCGCGGTCCGGCGGGCGGGAGCCGATTGGTCGGCAGACCGGCGAATTGAAGTTTCGCGGGAAGGTTTGTTTCGTATTTCCTACTCCGCGCTCGCTGCCGCCGGAATCACGAACCCGATTGGTTCACAGCTGCGCCTGTTCTGCCGCACCCAGGAAATTGCTCTGGCTGTATCAAGTTCGGGTCCATGGACCACGAATGATCATGCTGTCTTTTTCGGGCGCCCCCACATCAACGAATGGACTTCGACCAATGTTTATTGGCTGGCGGTCGGCGGTTCGGGTCTGCGGATGTTGAGCCGAAATGTCGCCCCCCAACATGGCTGGCCCGAACGAACCTCGCATTGGCGCACCGTGATTACAGACGAGAACCGGTTGTTTGTCCCGTCCTATCGTCCCCAAGATCCCTCCTTCGACCATTGGATGGCCTATCTGCTTACCAATACGCCCTACACGACCGTCACTGCGTCAACACCCGCCCGGATCCTCGCGTCAACCGCGCTCGTTACTTTTGCGTTCTGGGGCCGCACGGCCACCTCTAATGACACCCGGATTTCGATCAATGACGTTTGGGTCCATACAGCCCGGCATTCGGGGGCCAATCTATATCTCACCAATCTATACGTTCCCGCACATGTACTGAATGACGGCGTCAATACGCTTCGTTTCGAGCAGATTTATGCCGGCCCACACCAAGCCTGGCTTGACTGGTTTTCGTTCACATATGAGGCGAGCAATCGACCCTTCGACGGCGCTCTGGGCCTTTTTGGTGTCGCCGGTTCCAATACGTATCGAATCATCGGTTGGAACACCAATCATATGCCTTGGCTGCTGGATGTCTCTAATCCCGCGGAACCCGTCATCCTTACCAATTACCTGCTGACGGGAGTGGGCGTTACGGGGTCTGTTGTGTGGTCGGACGCCGCGTCCGGCAGCAACCGCTACTGGGTGGCCGCTCCTCATGCTATAGAGGATGTGGCCATCTCCCAACCGGTGTATTTTCAAAATCTTGGCGACACCCATCGAACCGCCAACTACCTGATCATCGCGCACCCCTCGCTCGCCACCGGAGCTTACGCCCTTGCGAGGCATCGGTCCCGCGACGGGCTGCGGACCTTGCTTGTGCCGATAGATGGCGTGTACAACGAGTTCAGCTACGGCATCAAAGACGCCCGTGCGATCAAACAATTTCTGGGGTATGCCTTTCATCATTGGGCCGCTCCCCCGAAATACGCGCTCCTGGTTGGCGATGGGTCTTTTGACCCTAAGAATTACCTTGGCCTTCCGAACCCCATCGATCTGGTGCCGGTCTGGATGTTGCCCGCCCCGTTTGACCGCTGCGCCCAGGACGGTGCGTTCGCCTGCGTGAATGGAGCGGACCTGCTACGCGATATTCAAATCGGGCGCCTTCCGGCGACCAATCATGCGAACGTAACTGCCGCCGTGGCCCGTATCATCGGTTTCGAGAATTCTCCGACAGGTAGTTCCTGGCGATTCCAGGCGCTCGCCGTTGCTGACCTCAACAAGCCCTTTCCGGAAGATTTCCAAACCGCAAGCGACACTTTCGTCGTCACCAATCTCCTCCATGCGGGCGTTCCAACCGTTTGGCGCGCGTATGAGGGAAGCAACTCGGCGGTCACACGAGCGATGATCACCAACACTATCAACGCGGTTCCCGGGACAGGTCCCGTTTTCTCGGTCAGCTATTTCGGCCACGGCTCTCCGACGCTCTGGAACGCCGGCGCGTTCAGCACCACGCACGTTCAGCAACTCAACAACTCGGTGTGGCCAGTCGTTAGCGTGTTCACCTGCGACAACGGCGACTTCGCCAACCCGCGCCTGGATTCCATGGCTGAGATCTTTTTGCGACGTCCACAACGCGGCGCCTCCGCCTTTTTCGGCCCCTCTGCTCTCAGCGTCCAGGAGGCCGCCAAGCGGCTTGCTGATGGCTTCTTCAAACATCTTACAAACGCAGCGCCCCGCAAGAGGCTGGGCGACATGGTCGACCGCGGGATGCTTGAACTCACCCTTTTCTCGCCGGATTCGGAAGAACACCTTTTTTACCATATCTTGGGCGATCCCGCCCAGGTGGTGAAACCGTGATCAGCGCTCGGGGACAGAACGGCTCTGGCCGGCGGGTACTCTGCGGTGCGTTTGCTGTCTTTTCGGCCTTGGCGCGATTGGCAATTGCGGATGATGTTGGAGACACGGCCGGTGCGGCGGAAGCGCTCCATACCGGCACGGTGGTCCGGGCGATTAATCCGCGCCACGACCGAGATGTGTTTCGCTGGACCGCCCTCCCGTACACGACAAATTCAATCACCGTGTCGACAGGCAGCATCTGGGATGTCGAGGTCGACCTCCTGGCGCCGTCAGGGGTCGCCATTCTCAGTTATACCAACACCGCCGCCGGGCTTCCGGTTACAGTCACCGTCATCAGCACAACCGTGGCGCGTCGATGCTATCTCCGCATCGGCAGCCTTGCGGAGTTCACCACCGGAAGCTACTCCATCGCGTACTCGCGTTCTTTTACTGATGCGGATGCCGACGGCCTTCCCGACGGCTGGGAGCTTGCCCATTTCGCATCCCTTACGAATGCATCCGCGTCCGGCGATGCGGATGGGGATGGTATGCCGGATTCGGCCGAGTGGCTCGCTGGCACGCATCCCGGCGATTCGACCTCTCAATTGCGCATCACGCAGATTCAGGTGGTTACCAACTGGCTCCATATTAGCTGGACCACTCAGCCGGAGGGCTTGTATCGAATCACTCGCGCCACCTCGCCGCCGTCAAGCTGGTTGGCGGTGGCGCCTGAAATCGTGGCGGCTTCCAATTCGGCCGTGCATCCGGCAGGCCCGGCGGAAACATCGGCGGTCGTTCGCGTCGAATTGGTCTATTAACGCGCGAGGATCGTGGGCGTCGCGGCGACCGCGCTTGCTTTCGCTCAAAGCCCCGTAATGCGCCGTGCCATCCTCCAGGGATGTGCAAGCCGGTCCGCCATGGAGACCTCGTCCTTTCCAAGGAAACGCGCCAGCTCGTCCTTTGATGGAAAGAAAAGAGCGGGCAAATCCACCAAACGTGCCGGACGCCATACCGAGGATGTGGGTTGCAGCCAACGAGGTGTTCGGATCGCCATTTTTCGAAGCCAACGGTTAGACCCGCCGGACGGGACAAGTTCCAGCCGGAGGGCATCTGATGCAGCGCCAGCCCGGCTCTCCGGCAAGAAACGTTCGACCAGTCGCAGGGCGACTATGACGGGCCTTGCAAGATTCCAAGCAGCGATCTGCTCCCGACAACGAATCCAATCAATCGCCTCTTCGTCCTGTTCTAGCAGCAGGGCAATATCCAGCCACCAGACGAGCCGGTTCCCGCTTTCCGGCGATAGGAACCATTCGTCCGGCAACCGCATTTCGAGGGCGGTTTCATTCAGAAATCCATGCTTCTGCGCGTGCACGCAGAGATAAAGCAGCAGGTCGGTTGCCGACAAGCGGGGAAGCCCTGCTTCACCATCCACAAGTCGCTCAATTCCTGCATCGTCCGGAAGCCGGTAAAAATTCGCCTGATCCACCCACCGCACGTGCAGTTCGAGGGGCAGAGGCGCACCGACTGGCCGACATACGGCATGAAAGTGATGGATTGGCATTCGCGGGGGCGGCTCCCATCCGCATTCCCGGGCAACATTCAGAGCATCCGGCAAACGAGTCCGCTCGACCCAAACATCGAGGTCTGAATACGGCCGAGTGGCGCGATCTTTGTACAGGAGCTCCTGAAGAATCGGTCCCTTCAGGAAAAAATGCCGAATCCCGCAGCTAGAGAGGGCTTTCGAGAATCGCCGTGCGGCGTCGAGTGCGGCTCCATGCCGCGCTGCTCGGAGGGCCGCCGTTGCCGGGTCAAACGGGAAAATTTTGGAAAGCTCTTGAAGAGTCAGACGCGCAAGATTCTGCCGCAGCAAAGGGAGGATGAGCCGCTCGTGCTCTGGCGGAATCCAGAGATCCATGCTGGTGTTTTTACAGAGCATGGAAAACTAAAAAAGAATTTTTCCAGAGCATGGAACTTTTCGGAAAAGTTTTTACAGACGATGGAAATTTCGCAAAAAAGGGGGGCGTTCGTCATCTTTGGAGGTCCTGATGGCATACACGCACATTCAAATTCCGGCGGGTGGCAGCAAAATCACGATGGGTCCGAATGGAAAGTTGATCGTTCCCGACCGCCCGATCATTCCCTACATCGAGGGAGATGGCACCGGCCCCGATATCTGGCGCGCGGCGGTCCGGGTCCTCGATGCCGCTGTCGAAAAGGCGTATGGGGGATCTCGGAAAATCGTCTGGATGGAGGTTTTCGCCGGTGAAAAGTGCTTCCAGCGCTTCAACACGTGGCTGCTCGACGAGACCGTCGACGCGTTCAAGGAATTTCTTGTCGGCATCAAAGGACCGTTGACGACGCCTGTGGGCGGGGGGATCCGTTCGCTCAATGTCGCCTTGCGAAAACTCTTGGACCTCTACGTCTGCTTGCGGCCGGTGCGCTGGTTCAACGGGGTCCCTTCGCCGGTCAAGCGGCCGCAGGATGTCGACATGGTGATCTTTCGGGAAAACACTGAGGACATCTACACGGGCATCGAGTTCGAGGCGGGATCGGAGGAAAACCGGAAATTCAGGGAGCTTTTGAGGCAGTCCTTTCCGAAGGAGTATGAGAAAATTCGTTTCCCTGAGTCTTCCGGATTCAGCATCAAGCCCGTTTCGCGGGAAGGCTCGGAACGACTGATCCGCGCCGCAATACGCTACGCGATCGAGAATGGCCGCAAGAGCGTGACTCTCGTGCACAAGGGTAACATCATGAAGCACACCGAGGGTGCGTTCATGAAATGGGGATATGAGCTCGCGAAACGCGAATTCGGCGCGGTCGAGATTGACGGCGGGCCTTGGTGCAAGTTGCCCAACGGCATCGTAGTCAAGGATGTTATCGCGGACATCTGTTTCCAGCAGACGCTCACGCGAGCGACGGATTTCGATGTGATTGCGACCATGAACCTCAACGGCGACTACCTTTCCGACGCGCTTGCCGCGCAGGTGGGCGGCATCGGCATCGCGCCAGGCGGGAACATCAATTACGAAAGCGGTCATGCGATCTTCGAGGCCACGCATGGCACGGCGCCAAAGTATGCCAACCAGGACCGGGTCAATCCGGGCTCCGTGATCCTTTCCGGCGAGATGATGTTGCGCTACATGGGGTGGAAGGAGGCCGCCGACCGGATCCTCAAGGGGATGGACGGGGCGATCGGCGCTCGGCGCGTCACATATGATTTTGCGCGGCTGATGGAGGGGGCCGTGGAAATCAAGTGCTCGGAGTTCGGTGACGCTGTCATCTCGCATATGTAACAGGGAGAACGCGTGGCCGAATCAATCGATACCCGTCGCAAAATCCTCACGCGCGCCCAAATGAGGCGGGAGCGCGCCCGGCTCCGCGCGGAGGGCAAAACCCTCGTCTTCACGAACGGCACCTTTGACATCCTTCATGCCGGCCACGTCACCTACCTCGAATTCGCGCGGTCCCAGGGCGATGCACTGTGTGTGGGATTGAATTCGGATGCCTCGGTCAGGCGATACAAGGGCGAGCTCCGGCCAATCAACCCTCAGCGCGATCGCGCCCGCGTGCTGGCCGCTCTACAGTGTGTCGACTATGTGGTGATTTTTGGCGAAGATGAGCCGAAGCGCCTGATCGGCGAGCTGGTTCCCGACGTACTGGTGAAGGGCGCGGACTGGGCGCACTACGTCAGCGGGCGCGAGATCGTCGAGCAGGCGGGCGGCCGGGTCGTGCTCGCTCGCATGCTGAAGGGCCGCTCGACGTCCAACGTCATCAAACGCATACTCGGGGCCTATCGGATATGAGCGCAAGCGTTATTGTCACCGGCGGCGCCGGCTTCATCGGCAGCAATATAGTGGCCGCGCTGAACGCGCGCGGGGAGGACAAGATCCTTGTGGTTGATCTTCTGGGGCGCGATGAGAAATGGAAGAATCTCGTCGGCCTTTTCTTCGAGGATTATCTCGAGGCGCCCGAGTTCCGCCGCGCGCTTCTGGCCGGCGCCCTGCCGCCGGTGCGGACGGTCTTTCACATGGGCGCCTGCAGCTCGACCACGGAAAAGGACGCCTCATACCTCATCGACAACAACTACCGGTTCACCCGCGAACTGTGCGACTGGTGCCTGAAGACCGGCGCCCGTTTCATCTATGCCTCCAGCGGCGCAACCTACGGAGACGGATCCCTCGGCTACTCCGATGACGACGCGGTGACGCCAACGCTTCGTCCATTGAACATGTATGGCTACTCCAAGCATCTGTTTGATCTGTGGGCCTTGCGGAGTGGCGCGCTCCGCCGGATCGTAGGGCTGAAGTTTTTCAACGTCTATGGTCCGCGCGAGGAGCACAAAGGGGATATGAGATCCGTCGTCAGCAAAGCCTACAGCCAGATCATGCACGACGGCGTTGTTCGCCTCTTTAGGTCCTACCATCCGGCCTACAGGGATGGGGAGCAGGTTCGCGATTTTATTTATGTGCGCGATGCCGTGGCTGTCAGCCTGTGGTTTGCAGAAAACCCCGGGGTCAACGGCCTTTTCAACGTCGGCACCGGCGTGGCGCGCACGTGGCTCGACCTCGCGAGGGCCGTCTTTGCCGCGATGGACCGGGAACCGGCGATTGAATTTATTGACATGCCGGAATCGCTGCGCGGTAAATATCAATATCGGACTGAGGCGGACATTTCGAAATTGCGCCGCGCCGGTTATTCCGCGCCCATAACATCCCTCGAAGAGGGTGTCAGGGACTACGTTCGGAACTGGCTGATGAAGCGCTGAGCCGCAGGTTCTTCGCGCGAGACTCGGCTGCCATCCTGCGCTTGAAAGCCGCAAGCTTCTTCGAAAGGGGCTCATCAAACGCGGCGAGGATCGACACCGCTAGGAGACCCGCATTCCGACCGTTCCCGATGGCCACTGTTGCGACGGGCACACCGGCGGGCATCTGCGCGATTGATAGTAGCGAATCGAGTCCCTTGAGGGCTTTCGATTCAATCGGCACGCCGATCACCGGAAGGGTGGTGTGGCTGGCTGTCATCCCGGGCAGATGCGCCGCCCCGCCGGCTCCGGCGATGATGACCTTCAGGCCGCGTCGAGCCGCCGATTTGGCATATCTCGACATGTCATCCGGAGTTCGGTGCGCTGAGACGATCTTCATTTCGTAGGGAACGCCGAATTCGTCTAGGACCTCTGCAGCCTTTTGCATGGTGGGCAGGTCCGAATCGCTACCCATGATGATTCCGACAACCGGTTTAATGTGATCCATT
This region includes:
- a CDS encoding C25 family cysteine peptidase, producing MTNGSPQEFAVRRAGADWSADRRIEVSREGLFRISYSALAAAGITNPIGSQLRLFCRTQEIALAVSSSGPWTTNDHAVFFGRPHINEWTSTNVYWLAVGGSGLRMLSRNVAPQHGWPERTSHWRTVITDENRLFVPSYRPQDPSFDHWMAYLLTNTPYTTVTASTPARILASTALVTFAFWGRTATSNDTRISINDVWVHTARHSGANLYLTNLYVPAHVLNDGVNTLRFEQIYAGPHQAWLDWFSFTYEASNRPFDGALGLFGVAGSNTYRIIGWNTNHMPWLLDVSNPAEPVILTNYLLTGVGVTGSVVWSDAASGSNRYWVAAPHAIEDVAISQPVYFQNLGDTHRTANYLIIAHPSLATGAYALARHRSRDGLRTLLVPIDGVYNEFSYGIKDARAIKQFLGYAFHHWAAPPKYALLVGDGSFDPKNYLGLPNPIDLVPVWMLPAPFDRCAQDGAFACVNGADLLRDIQIGRLPATNHANVTAAVARIIGFENSPTGSSWRFQALAVADLNKPFPEDFQTASDTFVVTNLLHAGVPTVWRAYEGSNSAVTRAMITNTINAVPGTGPVFSVSYFGHGSPTLWNAGAFSTTHVQQLNNSVWPVVSVFTCDNGDFANPRLDSMAEIFLRRPQRGASAFFGPSALSVQEAAKRLADGFFKHLTNAAPRKRLGDMVDRGMLELTLFSPDSEEHLFYHILGDPAQVVKP
- the purE gene encoding 5-(carboxyamino)imidazole ribonucleotide mutase, translated to MDHIKPVVGIIMGSDSDLPTMQKAAEVLDEFGVPYEMKIVSAHRTPDDMSRYAKSAARRGLKVIIAGAGGAAHLPGMTASHTTLPVIGVPIESKALKGLDSLLSIAQMPAGVPVATVAIGNGRNAGLLAVSILAAFDEPLSKKLAAFKRRMAAESRAKNLRLSASSASSERSP
- a CDS encoding nucleotidyltransferase family protein, whose amino-acid sequence is MDLWIPPEHERLILPLLRQNLARLTLQELSKIFPFDPATAALRAARHGAALDAARRFSKALSSCGIRHFFLKGPILQELLYKDRATRPYSDLDVWVERTRLPDALNVARECGWEPPPRMPIHHFHAVCRPVGAPLPLELHVRWVDQANFYRLPDDAGIERLVDGEAGLPRLSATDLLLYLCVHAQKHGFLNETALEMRLPDEWFLSPESGNRLVWWLDIALLLEQDEEAIDWIRCREQIAAWNLARPVIVALRLVERFLPESRAGAASDALRLELVPSGGSNRWLRKMAIRTPRWLQPTSSVWRPARLVDLPALFFPSKDELARFLGKDEVSMADRLAHPWRMARRITGL
- the rfaD gene encoding ADP-glyceromanno-heptose 6-epimerase; translated protein: MSASVIVTGGAGFIGSNIVAALNARGEDKILVVDLLGRDEKWKNLVGLFFEDYLEAPEFRRALLAGALPPVRTVFHMGACSSTTEKDASYLIDNNYRFTRELCDWCLKTGARFIYASSGATYGDGSLGYSDDDAVTPTLRPLNMYGYSKHLFDLWALRSGALRRIVGLKFFNVYGPREEHKGDMRSVVSKAYSQIMHDGVVRLFRSYHPAYRDGEQVRDFIYVRDAVAVSLWFAENPGVNGLFNVGTGVARTWLDLARAVFAAMDREPAIEFIDMPESLRGKYQYRTEADISKLRRAGYSAPITSLEEGVRDYVRNWLMKR
- the icd gene encoding NADP-dependent isocitrate dehydrogenase; this translates as MAYTHIQIPAGGSKITMGPNGKLIVPDRPIIPYIEGDGTGPDIWRAAVRVLDAAVEKAYGGSRKIVWMEVFAGEKCFQRFNTWLLDETVDAFKEFLVGIKGPLTTPVGGGIRSLNVALRKLLDLYVCLRPVRWFNGVPSPVKRPQDVDMVIFRENTEDIYTGIEFEAGSEENRKFRELLRQSFPKEYEKIRFPESSGFSIKPVSREGSERLIRAAIRYAIENGRKSVTLVHKGNIMKHTEGAFMKWGYELAKREFGAVEIDGGPWCKLPNGIVVKDVIADICFQQTLTRATDFDVIATMNLNGDYLSDALAAQVGGIGIAPGGNINYESGHAIFEATHGTAPKYANQDRVNPGSVILSGEMMLRYMGWKEAADRILKGMDGAIGARRVTYDFARLMEGAVEIKCSEFGDAVISHM